AGCTCCAACAGAGCGCCGCGAGGGGCGGTCAATTTCTCGGAACGACGCCTCCCGCAACTGACGAGCCATTCCTTCGGGAACGGTCGATAGCACAGCTTCCTGCAATGCAAAATGCCCCGCGGGCGCATCAGATGCGGAACGCCGGTCTCAGGTGCGGCGGCGGCCGGCCAGGCCCAGCACGAAGCCCTTGCCCAGAAATGCCGCAACGGCAAGGAGATAGGCGAGGCCGCCGGCCAGAACGACGGCGAGAAAGATCACTTCGTCGCGAGAGCCGGCCAAGCCTTCGGTGAGGCGGCCCATGCCCCACACACCCACCTCAAGCACCACGGCGAGCACGACGCCGCACAGCAAAAGCCGGACGAGATGGCCGAACAGGCGCTCGTCGCCGATGGGAAAGCCCCGCCGGCGGGCGAACCAGATCAGCAGCCCCACATTGATCCAGCCGCCGATGGCGGTGGCGAGGGCGAGGCCCACCTGCGCCAGCGGCCCCATGAGGGCGAACTTCAGCGCCACATTGAGGCCCACCGCCGTCAGCGAGGCGCGCATGGGGGTGGCCGTATCGCCGCGCGCATTGAAGGGCGAGACGAAGGCCCGCACCACCAGGAAGGCGATGAGGCCGACGCCATAGGCCTGCAGGGTCGCGGCCGCCTCTATCGCATCCCCGCGGGTAAAGGCGCCGCGCGCGAACAGGGCGCGCATGGTCAGATCGGGAATGAGAAGCGCCGCCACCACGAAGGGCAGGCCCAGCAGCACGGCGAGTTCCACGCAGCGGGCCTGCGCCCGCGCTGCCCCCTCCTCGTCACCGGCAGCAAGGCGGCGGGCCATCTCCGGCAGCAGCACGGTACCGATGGCGATGGCCACGACGCCGATGGGCAACTGGTTGATGCGGTCAGCGTAATAGAGCGCCGACAGCGCGCCCGCCGGCAGGAAGGTGGCGATGATCGTGTCCGCGAACAAGGCGATCTGCACGCCGGCCGAGCCGATGATGGCCGGGCCAAGGGCCTTGAGGAACTGCCGCGTGCCGGGATCGAGCCGGGGCGTTCCGAATCTCAGGCCGATGCCGCTGCGCTCCGCATCCCAGCCCACCAGCAGCATCTGGAGCACGCCGGAGACGAGCACGCCCCAGGCCGCCGCGTGTCCCACCGTCGGGAACAGCGCGCCGCCCAGCAGCGTGCCGATCATGCAGACATTGAGGAGAATGGGGGAGGCCGCCGCCATGGCGAAGCGCCCGGAGGCATTCAGGGCGCCGGAGATCAGCGTCGCCACCGAGATCAGCGCCAGATAGGGAAAGGTGATGCGCGTCAGCGTCACCGCCAGATCGAAGCGCTGCGGGTCCTCCGCGAGGCCCGGCGCCAGCAGGCCGACGAACTGCGGCGTGAAGCCCAGCACCAGCACCAGCAGCACGCCATGGACCATCGCCATGGCGGTCAGCACCTCATCGGCAAAGCCCCGGGCGGCGGGAATGCCGTCCTGTTCCTTCAGCTTGGCATACGTGGGCACGAAGGCGGCGTTGAAGGCGCCCTCGGCGAAGATGGCCCGGAAGTGATTCGGCAGCCGGAAGGCGACGAGAAAGGCATCCGCCACCGGCCCCGCGCCCAGCACCGCCGCCATCACCACGTCGCGGATGAAGCCCGCGAGGCGCGAGAGCAGCGTGAAGCCTCCGACCGAGAGGATGTTGCGGAACATGCGGGGGTCCTTGAAGGCGGCAGGCGCTGCGGCCGGCGGGCATCATCCCACCGGGAGGTTTCGGTGACCCTAAAGACACGTGAGGCGCAAATGCGGCACCGTCAGGCCAGCGCCCCGGCGATGCGGGCGACGAGGCGGCGGGCCACCTCCGCCTTGCTGGCGGAGGGCCAGTCCTCCACGCCCTCGCCGGTGACGAGATGCACCGTATTGGCATCCCCGCCCATGATGCCGGTGGCGGGCGAGACGTCATTGGCGACGATCCAGTCGCAGCCCTTGCGCAGGCGCTTGTCGCGGGCGTTCGGCACCACATTCTCCGTCTCGGCGGCAAAGCCCACCACGAGACGGGGCCGCAGGGTGGAATGGTGCGAGATGGTGGCAAGGATGTCCGGATTCTCGGTGAGCTGGAGATCGGGCGTGCCTTGCGGCCCCTTCTTGATCTTCTGGTCCGCCTCGCCGGCCACACGCCAGTCGGCCACCGCCGCGGCGAAGACGGCGGCATCCACCGGCAGATGCTCCTCCACCGCCGCCAGCATCTCCCGCGCCCGCTCCACATGGATGACGGTGACGCCGCGGGGATCGGGCACCTGCACCGGGCCGGAGACCAGCACCACCTCCGCCCCGGCCGCCGCCGCCGCCGCCGCGATGGCGTGGCCCTGCTTGCCGGAAGACCGGTTGGCGATATAGCGCACCGGATCGATGGGCTCGACCGTCGGCCCGGAGGTGACCAGGAGCCGCCGTCCCTTGAGCAGTTGCGGGTGGGTTTCGAAGCGCGCCTCGATGGCGGCGAGGATTTCCAGCGGCTCGGCCATCCGGCCCTCGCCGAACTCGCCCCGCTCGGCCATGGCGCCGGCATTGGGGCCGACGATGGCGGCGCCGTCTTCCTTCAGCAGCGCCAGATTGCGCCGGGTGGCCGGATGGCTCCACATGCGCGGGTTCATGGCCGGGGCGAACAGCACCGGCTTGTCGGTGGCGAGCAGCGCGGTGGAAGCGAGATCATCCGCAAGGCCGTTGGCCGCCTTGGCCATGAGATCGGCGGTGGCGGGGGCAACCACCACGAGATCGGCCTCCCGCGAGAGGCGGATATGGCCGATGTCGTGCTCGGCCGTGAGGTCGAACAGGTCCGTGAACACCCGCTCGCCGGTCAGTGCGCCGACCGAAAGGGGCGTCACGAAATGCTGGGCGGCCGAGGTCATGATGGCGCGCACGCTGGCGCCGCGCTCCTTCAGGCGGCGGATCAGATCGAGGCACTTATAGGCGGCGATCCCGCCGCCGATGATCAGAAGGATGCGGCGATCGTGCAGCATGGCGGTCTCCCTCGCGGCGCCGGCCCGATGCGCACATCGGGCACAGGCAGTCCTCTACCGGAATTCGCGTTCAGGCGCACCCGGCGGCAAAGGGCTGGATCGCGCCGGGTTCAGAGGCGGGCGACGGCCACGCGGTTTCGCCCTTCCCCTTTGGCGCGGTAGAGCAAGGCATCCGCCGTCGCCAACAGGCCGTGGGAGGTCTGCGCCATGGGGCGTTCGCAGCACACGGCGCCGATGCTGGCCGTCACGTGACCACCGTCGGCCTTG
The Azorhizobium caulinodans ORS 571 genome window above contains:
- the murJ gene encoding murein biosynthesis integral membrane protein MurJ; the protein is MFRNILSVGGFTLLSRLAGFIRDVVMAAVLGAGPVADAFLVAFRLPNHFRAIFAEGAFNAAFVPTYAKLKEQDGIPAARGFADEVLTAMAMVHGVLLVLVLGFTPQFVGLLAPGLAEDPQRFDLAVTLTRITFPYLALISVATLISGALNASGRFAMAAASPILLNVCMIGTLLGGALFPTVGHAAAWGVLVSGVLQMLLVGWDAERSGIGLRFGTPRLDPGTRQFLKALGPAIIGSAGVQIALFADTIIATFLPAGALSALYYADRINQLPIGVVAIAIGTVLLPEMARRLAAGDEEGAARAQARCVELAVLLGLPFVVAALLIPDLTMRALFARGAFTRGDAIEAAATLQAYGVGLIAFLVVRAFVSPFNARGDTATPMRASLTAVGLNVALKFALMGPLAQVGLALATAIGGWINVGLLIWFARRRGFPIGDERLFGHLVRLLLCGVVLAVVLEVGVWGMGRLTEGLAGSRDEVIFLAVVLAGGLAYLLAVAAFLGKGFVLGLAGRRRT
- the coaBC gene encoding bifunctional phosphopantothenoylcysteine decarboxylase/phosphopantothenate--cysteine ligase CoaBC, which encodes MLHDRRILLIIGGGIAAYKCLDLIRRLKERGASVRAIMTSAAQHFVTPLSVGALTGERVFTDLFDLTAEHDIGHIRLSREADLVVVAPATADLMAKAANGLADDLASTALLATDKPVLFAPAMNPRMWSHPATRRNLALLKEDGAAIVGPNAGAMAERGEFGEGRMAEPLEILAAIEARFETHPQLLKGRRLLVTSGPTVEPIDPVRYIANRSSGKQGHAIAAAAAAAGAEVVLVSGPVQVPDPRGVTVIHVERAREMLAAVEEHLPVDAAVFAAAVADWRVAGEADQKIKKGPQGTPDLQLTENPDILATISHHSTLRPRLVVGFAAETENVVPNARDKRLRKGCDWIVANDVSPATGIMGGDANTVHLVTGEGVEDWPSASKAEVARRLVARIAGALA